GTCTGAGATCCTGGGTGACAGCATGCTGAAATCCGATAAATTTTTACGCCGGATCATGTTGCGCCCCAGGAATGCAGACGAAATCTTCGATGACAGTCCACCCCAGGTACAGGCTATGCTGACCTACTTTGTCAATGGTATCAACAGTTTTATAAAAGCTGATCCAGATTTACCGATTGAGTTTAGATTGTTGAATCATGCGCCTGAATTATGGACCATTACCGATATGCTGGCCATCATCAAACTGCAGAGCTGGCAGTTATCCTACAATTACGATATAGAGTTGATCTATCGTCAATTGAATCAAAAGCTGGGCAAAGAAAATGCAACTGAATTATTCCCATACTATTCTGCAGACCACCTGAAAATTCTGGATGAATTTGGCTTTTCTACCACGGGTGATGCCGAACTCATATCTCAGGCAGCCCAACTAAAAGAACTTTTAGGCACCAACGGAGGCTCCAACAACTGGGTTGTTTCTGGTGATCGTTCAGTATCAGGAAAGCCGATCCTGTGCAGCGATCCCCATCTGCATGGTTCACGCCTTCCCGGTCCCTGGTATTTCGCTCATCTCAAGGCTCCCGGTCTCGATGTAGCCGGTGGATTTTTCCCTGGTCTCCCCACGGTTCTCATTGGACATAACCGCCATATCGCCTGGGGTATCACCAACATGGGTCCCGATGTCCAGGACCTGTTTATCGAAGAAGTAAACCCGGAAAACCCCAATCAATACTTGTACAAAGATGCCTGGTATGATTTCGAGATCATTCCTGAAGCCATCCGCATTAAAGATGACAGCGAAGATAGCGGTTTCCGAATTGAGGATTTGCTAGTTCGGAAATCGATTCATGGACCCGTGATCAAGGAGGATGAGGAAGTGCTGGCCCTGGCCTGGACCGGCCACCATTTTTATGAAGAGTTGGAAGCTTTTTATCGCTTGAATCATGCTGAGAACTGGGGTGAATTCACCATGGCGGTTTCCCATTTTTCAACGGCACCGCAAAATTATGTCTATGCTGATGTGGAGGGTAATATTGGTTATTATGGAGCGGGTAAGGTACCCCTGAGGAAAAAAGGTGCAGGTCTCTACCCGGTTCCAGGCAGTACAGGTGAATATGATTGGGATGGCTATATCCCCTTTGAGGATATGCCGCATCTTTACAATCCCGCAGGTGGCTTTATCGTAACTGCTAATGCTGAACCCCATAGCCAGGATTACCCCTATCCCATGCCCGGTATTTATGCTCCTGAATATCGCACCAAACGAATCAACGATCTGATCAAATCCAAGGATAAACTGACTCCGGATGACATGGCGATGATCCAGCTTGACCAACAATCATATTTGGCCCCGGTTTTCTTGAAATACCTGACAGCAGTGATTCCGGATGAACAGTCTGAAATTCGAGATGCTTTGGCAGGCTGGGATCATGTTTTGGACGAAAACGGATTCGAAGGCTCGATCTATCATGAAACACTGGAGACCTTCTTACGTTCGATCTGGTCTGATGATATGGGTTTGGAACTGGCTGAAAAATATCTGGACACCTGGTATATCTCCCTGAATCGCTGGGTGATGATGCTGGAAGATAATTCTCACAAATGGTTTGATAATATTGCAACAGATGAAGTTGAAACCCGGGATGATCTTTTAATCGATGCCTTCAATAAAGCACTCATCAGTTTGGAACAGAAATATGGCTCTCGTGATCATTTATCCTGGGAATGGGGCATTATTCACAACATTGCCTTTCACCATCCTTTTGAAGCCAAAGGTGGTCTGATCGAGAAATTCTTTAACTATGGACCTTTCCCTTTTGGCGGTGATGGCGAGACAGTCAATCGGGCAACCCACGTTTTTACCAAGCCCTATATGGCTGAAATGACAGCATCCATGCGTCTGATTATCGATATGGCTGATGCCTCAAATAGCCGGATGGCCAATGCATCAGGACAGGTGGGGATGCCCCTGCAGGACCACTATACCGACCTGATCGACCTCTGGCTGAAGGGAGCGTATGTTGATGTCAATCTGGATCGTGAACAGCTGGGCGAGGTGCAAGAGTTGAGGTTGGTTCCCAAGAATTGAGCGGTATATCATAACCTTGCGGAGATTTAGAATCTCCGCAGGGTTTCATAGTGAGGGCTAAATAGGACGATCTCGCCCGCCTGCGTATAACTTCGTGCGGGCAGGCAAAGCGCGCAGAGACGCGATGTGTTGATAATATAGAATTTAGCTATACATTCATCATCTGGCTGTATTTATTGAGGTTAGGCTATATTTCATGCTTTCTCAAATACTTCTAGTGGTTCCGTCAAATAAAAAAAATATTATTTTTCAGTGATCCATTTCGGCAATAGCAATTCAAATAAATAAGCCCTACCTTTGATCATGTCGTCAATGAAAGGTCATATCCTTATTGCCATGCCCCATTTAACCGATCCGTATTTTGGTCGATCCCTGGTGCTCATCTGTGAACATGATGACCAGGGAGCAATGGGTCTCATTATTAACAAGTCGTTTGAAGATGAATCAGTTAAAGACATATTTCAGACCCTAATCGTGAATGACAATGCCATCAATGAGGTGATCTCACCCATATATTTTGGGGGTCCGGTGGATCTAGAGCGGGGATTCCTATTACATGGCGCTGATTTTTTGACCGATGAGACCATGCAGATTAACAATACGTTTTCACTTACCTCAAATTCAAATATCATTGAGGCTATCAAAGCAGGCCATGGTCCCCAACAGTTTAAGCTGATGCTTGGATATGCCGGTTGGGGAACCGGTCAACTAGAACGCGAGATCGAGAATGGTGACTGGCTGTTTCAGGAAGTAACCCCTGATTTTATCTTTTCCGGGAATGAGGCTGAGAAGTGGCATTCTGCCATGCAAAGTTTTGGGATAAATATTGCTCCGACTACGGGGGGAGTGGCGTGACTTTTTTAACCACGGATTACACAGATTTCACTGATGTTAAACCGCGAATTACGCTAATTGCACGAATGATTTTTACAAATCATCTCTATTGCATGAAATAGTCCTCCCCGGGGGGAGGACTAGATTTGCCATCAGGGAAACTCTATGGTGAGTCCTGAAATGCTAAATTACCGCTGATTCCAACAGTGTAATTTTACCTTTAGCAGCATCAATTTCAGCTTCAATACCCAGGGGCATGGTGAATTTATCGCTGATATGCCCGATCATGGAACCGTACCAGGCTGGGATACCCAGGGGTTTGATGTGATCATCCAGGACATCATCCAGGGTCAGTGAACCATAATCTTCACCGGGACCACAATCATTGCACTTACCAAAGATAAAACCGGAAAGTTCATCCAGAATACCAGCCAGTTTAAGTTGGGTAAGCATACGATCCACGCGGTAGATATTTTCGCCAACCTCTTCCAGAAACAAGATGCTGTTCTTAAAATCTGGTAGATAATCAGACCCCACCATAGCCGTAAATACTGACAAATTTCCGCCCTGAAGTTTTCCCCGTGCTGTTCCAGAATTGATGGTCAATATACGGTCTTTGGTCTGAGTCAGGTTGTCACCGATATCTTGAGGGTTTTCCATGCTGAAGGTTTTTGCCTCAAATAGCAGTCTTTTAACAAAATCAGTGGAGTACTCATTCCAGGTTGAAATGCCCACAGGACCATGGAAGGTGACCAGACCGGTTTTGGCATTCAGAGCCAATAGTAAACTGGTGATATCACTGTAACCCATGATGATTTTGGGATGTTTTGCGATGGACTTATAGTCCAGTAGATTTAAAATACGGTTACAGCCCCAACCTCCGCGCAAAGTAAGAATGGCATCTACATCAGGATCGGCAAACATGGCATTGACATCAGAAGCCCGGGCTGCATCGGTGCCTGCCAGATAACCGTATCGATCCAGGAGGTGTTCACCAGATTTCATTTTGAGTCCCAGTGCTGCCAGGGTTTCTTCAGCAATAGCCACATCGTCATGGTGGAAGGTTGCTCCTGCAGGGTTTATTAAACCCACAGTCTGGCCTGTTTTCAGGCGAGGTGGTTTGAGAGTGGATCTGGAGAAAAGTCCTGAAGCGGTGGCCAGGGGCACTTGGGTAGCTGCCAGTCCAGCGCCAACCATCTGTAAGATCTGTCTGCGAGTGATGCTCATAATGTCCTCATGTAAAAAATTTGTGTTATCTAGCTGTCAATTTTAGGAATGATAATATTTATTGCAACCCGTTTTAACTGATAACGGTGAAATCAATGCAATTACGGGGTTTCGCTGCTACGCAGCTTTTATTTTTATTATGGCGTTTGAGTTACAAAGGTGTCGCAGCTCTGCTGCTTTTGACTCTTTTGCTTCACTTGATTTTTAATCACTCGGTTTTGGACGCTTGCTGTGATGATGCCAAACGACTATAATACGCAATATCCTTCGGAGGGGGCGGTATGAAAAGACTAACAGTATTATTTTTCGCGGTAAATCTGGTTTTCTCGCAGATCACCACGACGCCAGCCTGGTTTAATTTTAACACAGAATCGGATCAAACGTTTCCAGTACCATTTGATGATCAATGGCGGTCATTTTCAGCTCCTTTTGAAATGGTTGATGATATAGTTGAAGGAACAGATAGATTAGAATTGGTCATCGGTTCTGGGAGCATCCTCATTTTAGCTTATAACAAATCCTACTACTGTGACAATATTCGTTTCCCGAGTAACGCTTTTGTCGATTTTGAAAGTGATTCGTTCCAGGTAAGTTTCTCAGACGGTGTTGTTTCAGCTGAACGAGTCCCAATTCCTGATGGGGATGGGTACATGCTTCGTATTGAAACAGATTATGAGCAACAAGGATTAGATACTGTCTGGATAACAGAGCCTGAAAATATTTATCCCACAATACCAGATAGCGTGGGACTTATGATGCGCTCCGATACTGATAGAGCCCATTTTTACAGCTATCTTCCCTATGGATATACTTATTGGTTGTATAAACCGAGTGATCCTGGTGTGGAATACCACGCTATCTTTGAGGCACCTGTCAACCACGAGTTTGGGGGGGGAGACACGTTACTTTTACTCAATACCAGAAAATGGAATTATCCAATCGCAGAAAACATATCTACTGAGCCAGTCATTTTTGAAGAATTCGAGTATTTATACTCGGATGACGGTGAAATAACTATAGGTAACATTCCTTTTGATTTTTCTCTAAGTCTTAATGAGTATTCTGGTGATGACTCTACGTTTGGAGTCTTCCTTTTTGCGGAAGAATATCAAGATATTCTGGGGTACCCGCGTTTTGTGAAATCCTTCAGCCCTGATGGGATACCTGGTGGGAATTTTCATTTTGGCTGGGGAGTAGGAATTACCAGGTGGGATATTGCTGGGATCAATGTGCATTGGGATCTGGTGGGGAAGCATTATATGATATATAGCTCCGGCGAGCTTGATCTGAATGAAAGCCTCTCGATCAGTTTCTATCAGGCTTTCCCCCCATTCAAGACCTATCCCCTGGACACGACCTGGTATCAGTA
This is a stretch of genomic DNA from Candidatus Neomarinimicrobiota bacterium. It encodes these proteins:
- a CDS encoding penicillin acylase family protein encodes the protein MIKKIIIGVVIMLLLGGAYLNHYLKIGIPEHEGTILLKGVDNEVSILRDAAGIPHIFAKTETDAYFALGYAMAQDRLFQMEFLRAAGNGSLSEILGDSMLKSDKFLRRIMLRPRNADEIFDDSPPQVQAMLTYFVNGINSFIKADPDLPIEFRLLNHAPELWTITDMLAIIKLQSWQLSYNYDIELIYRQLNQKLGKENATELFPYYSADHLKILDEFGFSTTGDAELISQAAQLKELLGTNGGSNNWVVSGDRSVSGKPILCSDPHLHGSRLPGPWYFAHLKAPGLDVAGGFFPGLPTVLIGHNRHIAWGITNMGPDVQDLFIEEVNPENPNQYLYKDAWYDFEIIPEAIRIKDDSEDSGFRIEDLLVRKSIHGPVIKEDEEVLALAWTGHHFYEELEAFYRLNHAENWGEFTMAVSHFSTAPQNYVYADVEGNIGYYGAGKVPLRKKGAGLYPVPGSTGEYDWDGYIPFEDMPHLYNPAGGFIVTANAEPHSQDYPYPMPGIYAPEYRTKRINDLIKSKDKLTPDDMAMIQLDQQSYLAPVFLKYLTAVIPDEQSEIRDALAGWDHVLDENGFEGSIYHETLETFLRSIWSDDMGLELAEKYLDTWYISLNRWVMMLEDNSHKWFDNIATDEVETRDDLLIDAFNKALISLEQKYGSRDHLSWEWGIIHNIAFHHPFEAKGGLIEKFFNYGPFPFGGDGETVNRATHVFTKPYMAEMTASMRLIIDMADASNSRMANASGQVGMPLQDHYTDLIDLWLKGAYVDVNLDREQLGEVQELRLVPKN
- a CDS encoding YqgE/AlgH family protein: MKGHILIAMPHLTDPYFGRSLVLICEHDDQGAMGLIINKSFEDESVKDIFQTLIVNDNAINEVISPIYFGGPVDLERGFLLHGADFLTDETMQINNTFSLTSNSNIIEAIKAGHGPQQFKLMLGYAGWGTGQLEREIENGDWLFQEVTPDFIFSGNEAEKWHSAMQSFGINIAPTTGGVA
- a CDS encoding LD-carboxypeptidase translates to MSITRRQILQMVGAGLAATQVPLATASGLFSRSTLKPPRLKTGQTVGLINPAGATFHHDDVAIAEETLAALGLKMKSGEHLLDRYGYLAGTDAARASDVNAMFADPDVDAILTLRGGWGCNRILNLLDYKSIAKHPKIIMGYSDITSLLLALNAKTGLVTFHGPVGISTWNEYSTDFVKRLLFEAKTFSMENPQDIGDNLTQTKDRILTINSGTARGKLQGGNLSVFTAMVGSDYLPDFKNSILFLEEVGENIYRVDRMLTQLKLAGILDELSGFIFGKCNDCGPGEDYGSLTLDDVLDDHIKPLGIPAWYGSMIGHISDKFTMPLGIEAEIDAAKGKITLLESAVI
- a CDS encoding T9SS type A sorting domain-containing protein, yielding MKRLTVLFFAVNLVFSQITTTPAWFNFNTESDQTFPVPFDDQWRSFSAPFEMVDDIVEGTDRLELVIGSGSILILAYNKSYYCDNIRFPSNAFVDFESDSFQVSFSDGVVSAERVPIPDGDGYMLRIETDYEQQGLDTVWITEPENIYPTIPDSVGLMMRSDTDRAHFYSYLPYGYTYWLYKPSDPGVEYHAIFEAPVNHEFGGGDTLLLLNTRKWNYPIAENISTEPVIFEEFEYLYSDDGEITIGNIPFDFSLSLNEYSGDDSTFGVFLFAEEYQDILGYPRFVKSFSPDGIPGGNFHFGWGVGITRWDIAGINVHWDLVGKHYMIYSSGELDLNESLSISFYQAFPPFKTYPLDTTWYQYKIPVVSLFESGEMPGAVDSLQLVLGPEIMVLDHVGRIQLNGLQLRDESNMLYDFSAQDPEDWLMDIALNGSGMYWESCDAQPPEALTASHELVFYNDMQGSLQFAGFAEFTAHFNETVQLSDEAYLEFWMRKAPLITSVKDEPFRNQPARFGLVNAYPNPFNAGITLNLTLPKNKGSSSVVIFDIQGRQIWSQHLNESENDQQVFWSGSNDQGLLVSSGIYIATVIIDGQPLGDFQKLILLK